Proteins from a genomic interval of Bombus affinis isolate iyBomAffi1 chromosome 16, iyBomAffi1.2, whole genome shotgun sequence:
- the LOC126925623 gene encoding uncharacterized protein LOC126925623 produces MFERSFRRFVLLCLFVNAICGSPQLRSWDEEEQTRNPRHASCPSCRRERPDTLVSWDTSRREYHGLEPESSPWQSSEPFRRNPIFQQPYNSPFNDPYDGASYDRAIRSRGTPPVTKSTATCKRENPFTIGQAFDFDVAPSQTTSIHSINNPASSYQSHFTVSRTPNRTPYRKPNFYDLIKDQSDLVPSSKLYADYGLTNSESSMNNLRRQSSALANDEEDLRNLGAGKEFSASTGPDKYFGDYGLSSSQSAFGHPRKSSNFGVRKDFEASLNNEASFNNFRRPSGLSISNEEYFRNFGTKKDFGMGKYSPSSNNEPSFNHFRRPSSLSSDNEDLGNFKSKKDFGMSSRSDRYFSDSFIHGNPMSQSSQNSKTQVNQYFKVQPNQYFKSEAIQYPKTEFNQYSRVQPSPYIKPEPIRYSKPEPIRYSKPEPIRYSKPEPIQYSKPEPVQYSKPEPVQYTKPEPVQYSKAEPMYEYFKPESNQYFKAQTNQYSKAEHTQYPKIHSNQQSAVGNPKIYEREPKVVRSQFVQSQRTQTSDDSRQIYAPEVKHSSYDIPGELNVFRTTQKVAGDGVEIVNSSRWEKQLEKHEDQESYEIDENGEQMGAEMVEQMDDSYQGNEQLESCEAMQQEEIKRKGDVTSEDNNSRDKSGFSGNRSLGEDSPKTRLMQMETIGDDDVSEESTIETMSGI; encoded by the exons ATGTTCGAACGATCTTTTAGACGATTTGTTCTACTTTGTCTGTTCGTGAATGCGATCTGTGGATCGCCACAGTTACGAAGCTGGGACGAAGAAGAGCAAACGAGAAATCCGAGGCATGCTTCCTGCCCCTCGTGTCGTCGAGAACGACCAGACACCCTGGTTTCATG GGACACGTCCAGAAGAGAGTATCATGGACTCGAGCCAGAAAGCAGTCCTTGGCAGAGCAGCGAACCATTTAGACGTAACCCAATCTTCCAGCAACCCTACAATTCTCCATTCAATGACCCATACGATGGAGCCTCGTATGATAGAGCCATCAGAAGCAGAGGGACCCCACCTGTCACTAAATCAACAGCCACCTGCAAACGCGAGAATCCCTTTACCATCGGACAAGCTTTCGATTTTGACGTGGCTCCTTCGCAAACCACCTCTATTCACAGTATAAATAATCCAGCATCCTCGTACCAGTCTCATTTCACAGTTTCAAGAACTCCAAATAGAACACCATACAGAAAACCTAATTTCTATGACCTGATCAAAGACCAATCTGACTTGGTACCTTCGAGCAAATTGTATGCGGATTATGGCCTGACCAATAGTGAGTCTTCTATGAATAATTTAAGAAGACAATCAAGTGCCTTAGCTAATGATGAGGAAGATTTAAGGAACCTTGGAGCGGGGAAGGAGTTTAGCGCGAGCACAGGACCTGACAAGTATTTTGGGGATTATGGCTTGTCTAGTAGTCAGTCTGCTTTCGGTCATCCAAGGAAATCTTCAAATTTTGGAGTGAGGAAGGACTTTGAGGCGAGCCTTAATAACGAGGcttcatttaataatttcagAAGACCTTCAGGTCTGTCAATCAGTAACGAAGAATATTTCAGGAATTTTGGGACGAAGAAGGATTTTGGAATGGGTAAATATTCGCCTAGTTCCAATAACGAACCTTCTTTCAATCATTTCAGAAGACCATCCAGCCTGTCATCTGATAATGAAGATTTGGGAAATTTTAAATCAAAGAAGGATTTTGGAATGAGCTCTAGGTCTGATAGGTATTTTAGTGATTCCTTTATACATGGCAATCCCATGAGTCAATCTAGCCAGAATTCCAAAACTCAAGTTAATCAATATTTCAAAGTTCAACCTAACCAGTATTTCAAATCTGAAGCTATCCAATATCCTAAAACTGAATTTAACCAGTATTCTAGAGTTCAACCTAGCCCATACATCAAGCCTGAACCTATCCGATATTCAAAACCTGAACCCATCCGATATTCAAAACCCGAACCTATCCGATATTCAAAACCCGAACCTATCCAATATTCCAAACCTGAACCTGTCCAATATTCCAAACCTGAACCTGTCCAATATACCAAACCTGAACCTGTCCAATATTCCAAAGCTGAACCTatgtatgaatatttcaaaCCTGAATCTAACCAATATTTCAAAGCTCAAACCAACCAATATTCCAAAGCTGAACATACCCAATATCCTAAAATTCATTCCAACCAACAATCTGCAGTGGGAAATCCTAAAATTTATGAAAGAGAACCAAAAGTAGTACGGTCCCAATTTGTCCAATCTCAAAGGACCCAGACATCAGATGATAGCAGACAGATCTATGCTCCAGAAGTAAAACACAGTTCCTACGATATTCCAGGGGAGTTGAACGTGTTCAGGACGACGCAGAAGGTTGCTGGAGATGGCGTTGAGATTGTTAATAGTAGCAGATGGGAGAAGCAATTGGAGAAACACGAAGATCAGGAGTCTTACGAGATCGATGAAAATGGTGAGCAGATGGGAGCTGAGATGGTGGAGCAGATGGATGACAGTTATCAGGGTAATGAACAACTGGAATCTTGCGAGGCGATGCAGCAGGAAGAGATTAAGAGGAAAGGAGACGTCACGAGCGAAGATAATAATTCTAGGGACAAGAGTGGATTCTCGGGGAACAGGTCCTTGGGCGAAGATTCCCCGAAGACTAGATTGATGCAAATGGAGACGATAGGAGACGACGATGTGTCTGAAGAAAGCACGATAGAGACTATGAGTGGTATTTGA
- the LOC126925628 gene encoding uncharacterized protein LOC126925628 yields the protein MALRMFIHRMFLRRQDTDDDIISKKSLQSVKQIINFLKEHAREEGLFRRAGRRDLRRRILNSLKKGEKPHLENNDVALECAAALQLFLSHLKKPVMPQHVQQLLLADNPGVTAHMIAKDALGLIRQDVGGRHGELLAGLLDLLRHLTLSGPPSERSELRGSPLPIALLPVFFTLTPADLVKWKQVAARFNELITEAPEQLQLNENRSCEMESARLSVENTDNVRLER from the exons ATGGCGCTACGAATGTTCATCCACCGAATGTTTCTTCGCAGACAGGACACAGACGATGACATAATATCGAAGAAATCGCTACAATCAGTCAAGCAGATCATCAACTTTCTGAAAGAAC ATGCTAGAGAGGAAGGGCTATTTCGGCGTGCTGGTCGTCGCGATCTTAGAAGACGAATTCTGAACTCGTTGAAGAAAGGCGAGAAACCTCATTTAGAGAACAACGACGTGGCTCTGGAATGCGCAGCCGCGTTGCAACTTTTTTTAAGCCATTTGAAGAAACCTGTGATGCCCCAGCACGTTCAACAACTTCTTCTTG CTGACAATCCCGGAGTGACTGCGCACATGATCGCCAAGGATGCACTAGGATTGATACGACAAGACGTCGGTGGTCGTCACGGAGAGCTTCTAGCCGGCCTTCTTGATTTACTCAGACACTTGACACTCTCTGGCCCTCCATCCGAAAGATCAGAGCTTCGTGGGTCACCGCTTCCAATCGCACTTCTTCCAGTCTTTTTTACTTTGACG CCGGCCGATCTGGTGAAATGGAAGCAAGTGGCCGCCAGATTCAACGAATTAATTACCGAGGCCCCCGAGCAACTGCAGCTGAATGAAAATCGATCGTGCGAAATGGAATCCGCCAGGCTATCCGTCGAGAACACGGACAAC gttaggttggagAGATAA